One Rhodococcus sp. P1Y DNA window includes the following coding sequences:
- a CDS encoding AraC family transcriptional regulator, producing MPALLRRHPVLATADLDEARSSVGQTFCPHRLTVKARHSTLSVVHNAASVGGIGMNYLRYGQDVRITPGTFDSFYLVQIPLHGTARVRVGETVVQSDRRFASLPSPTLHVDMEWSADCEQLLVHIPRDAVQSAAQSEPGTSSDPVVFHPLVDMNSPAMSSWMRIVHLACDEAERETGILSSPLAASHFEQVLVTGLLAAQPNSSTQSPQPTQTALTSRTVRCALDLIREQPEYPWKVAELATRVGVGPRTLQAAFRRERGTTPLEELRRVRLARAHADLVDAAPDGASVTEVATRWGFFHLGRFSQFYRAEFGLSPSQTLAS from the coding sequence ATGCCCGCTTTGCTTCGTCGTCACCCGGTGCTGGCAACAGCCGACCTGGACGAGGCGCGCTCGTCGGTCGGCCAGACGTTCTGCCCGCATCGCCTGACGGTGAAAGCTCGCCACAGCACACTGTCGGTAGTGCACAATGCTGCCTCCGTCGGCGGAATCGGCATGAACTACCTCCGCTACGGACAGGACGTGCGGATCACCCCCGGGACCTTCGACTCCTTCTACCTCGTGCAGATCCCGCTCCACGGCACTGCTCGAGTTCGGGTAGGCGAGACCGTCGTGCAATCGGACCGACGGTTCGCCTCCTTGCCGTCACCGACCCTGCACGTCGACATGGAATGGTCGGCCGATTGCGAACAACTTCTCGTGCACATCCCCAGGGACGCAGTACAGTCGGCCGCGCAATCGGAGCCGGGTACATCGTCGGATCCCGTCGTGTTCCACCCTCTGGTGGATATGAACTCACCCGCGATGTCGAGCTGGATGAGAATCGTCCACCTTGCCTGCGACGAGGCCGAGCGAGAAACCGGAATCCTCTCCTCGCCCCTGGCCGCGAGCCACTTCGAGCAGGTACTCGTCACCGGACTACTTGCAGCGCAACCTAATTCCTCTACACAGTCACCTCAGCCGACGCAGACCGCACTGACGTCCCGAACCGTTCGCTGCGCGCTGGACCTGATCCGCGAACAACCGGAATACCCCTGGAAAGTTGCAGAATTGGCTACGAGGGTGGGCGTAGGTCCGCGGACACTTCAAGCCGCCTTTCGACGTGAGCGAGGAACGACCCCGCTCGAGGAACTGCGCCGAGTTCGCCTGGCACGTGCGCACGCCGACCTGGTCGACGCAGCTCCCGACGGCGCCAGTGTCACCGAAGTTGCGACCAGATGGGGGTTCTTCCACCTCGGTCGGTTCTCACAGTTCTATCGCGCCGAGTTCGGCCTGAGCCCGTCTCAGACTCTCGCGTCCTGA
- a CDS encoding thiamine pyrophosphate-binding protein, whose amino-acid sequence MTRTVAHLVADVLADLGVGHIFGVVGSGNFDVTNALIARGIPYTAARHEGGAASMADGFARLAALPAIVSVHQGCGLTNAMTGIGEAAKSRTPVIVLAADVAASSRLSNFRIDQDALARSVGALSERVHSAATAIADVTRAWQTAVHDRRTVVLNLPLDVQSAPVAEYAGTVARPSAPEPVRPAQSAVEQFAALLAAASRPVFVTGRGGRGAGQEISALAEHAGALVATSAVANGLFRGEEFDLGISGGFSTPLTAQLIADADLVVGWGCALNMWTMRHGSLIGQDARVVQIDDTASALGAHRPVDLGIHGDCASTAIDVLTELSRNTQMRNGYRTSEVSTDLAARRWWNDTDTPDLSTSETIDPRPFTKALDDMLPAERVVAIDSGNFMGYPSTYLRVPDHMGFCFTQAFQSIGLGLSSGIGAALAQPDRLAVIGTGDGGFMMGISELETAVRLGRPMLIAVYNDAAYGAEVHHFQHLPHDGAPTDLSTVTFPDTDIAAVARGFGARGVTVRTFADLDEVRRWATAPDGVMVVDAKIAADGGAWWLAEAFKGH is encoded by the coding sequence ATGACGCGCACGGTTGCACATCTGGTGGCGGACGTGCTGGCCGATCTCGGCGTCGGCCACATCTTCGGTGTGGTCGGTAGTGGCAACTTCGACGTCACCAATGCCCTTATCGCACGCGGCATCCCCTACACGGCAGCGCGCCACGAAGGAGGTGCCGCGTCGATGGCCGACGGATTCGCCCGCCTTGCGGCGCTACCGGCGATCGTCAGCGTGCACCAGGGTTGCGGGCTGACGAACGCGATGACCGGCATCGGCGAGGCCGCCAAGAGCCGCACCCCCGTCATCGTGTTGGCCGCAGACGTCGCGGCATCGTCGAGATTGTCCAACTTCCGCATCGACCAAGACGCACTCGCCCGCAGCGTCGGAGCTCTCTCCGAGCGTGTGCACTCGGCGGCAACCGCAATCGCCGACGTGACCCGCGCGTGGCAGACCGCCGTGCACGACCGTCGCACCGTGGTGCTCAACCTCCCGCTCGACGTCCAGTCCGCTCCCGTAGCGGAATACGCCGGCACCGTCGCGCGACCCTCGGCTCCCGAACCGGTACGTCCGGCACAGTCGGCGGTCGAGCAGTTCGCGGCCCTACTCGCTGCCGCGTCGCGACCGGTGTTCGTCACCGGCCGTGGCGGCCGCGGTGCAGGCCAGGAGATCTCGGCCCTGGCCGAGCATGCCGGAGCGCTCGTGGCAACCTCTGCGGTCGCAAACGGCCTGTTTCGGGGCGAAGAATTCGATTTGGGAATTTCCGGCGGGTTCTCAACTCCACTGACCGCACAGTTGATCGCCGACGCAGACCTCGTGGTGGGGTGGGGATGCGCGCTGAACATGTGGACGATGCGACACGGATCCCTCATCGGGCAGGATGCACGAGTGGTCCAGATCGACGACACCGCCTCCGCACTCGGTGCACATCGCCCCGTCGACCTCGGAATTCACGGCGACTGCGCATCCACCGCGATCGACGTTCTCACCGAACTGTCTCGAAACACTCAGATGCGCAACGGCTACCGAACATCCGAGGTCTCGACCGATCTCGCGGCTCGTCGATGGTGGAACGATACCGATACACCGGACCTATCCACGTCCGAGACTATCGACCCGCGCCCGTTCACGAAAGCCTTGGACGACATGCTGCCCGCAGAACGGGTAGTAGCCATCGACTCGGGGAACTTCATGGGGTACCCATCGACGTATCTCCGCGTTCCCGACCACATGGGGTTCTGCTTCACGCAGGCGTTCCAATCGATCGGTCTCGGATTGTCCAGTGGGATCGGAGCAGCGTTGGCTCAACCCGATCGTCTCGCCGTGATCGGGACCGGCGACGGCGGCTTCATGATGGGTATATCGGAACTCGAGACCGCTGTCCGACTGGGACGTCCGATGTTGATAGCGGTGTACAACGATGCGGCCTACGGTGCGGAGGTTCACCACTTCCAACACCTCCCTCATGACGGTGCCCCTACGGATCTGTCGACGGTCACCTTCCCTGACACCGATATCGCCGCTGTAGCTCGGGGATTCGGTGCACGCGGCGTAACCGTACGAACTTTCGCCGATCTGGACGAGGTGCGTCGCTGGGCCACAGCACCGGATGGGGTCATGGTGGTCGACGCTAAAATCGCCGCTGACGGCGGCGCATGGTGGCTCGCAGAGGCATTCAAAGGTCACTGA
- a CDS encoding acyl-CoA thioesterase, whose amino-acid sequence MTFSLSGRVEWVDTDAAGIYHNSTVIRFVESAEAALVRECGLVGYFPVAPRVRYEVDFHAPLHFGQEVTTDLDIAHLGSSSMRFEFSIWGEAFEGRDRQLAARGAYVTVHIDRTASGAVAAPWPSQWLEVLHGRVKTATEPGQDARV is encoded by the coding sequence ATGACTTTCTCGTTGTCAGGCCGGGTCGAATGGGTGGACACCGATGCCGCTGGCATCTACCACAACAGCACAGTCATCCGGTTCGTCGAATCCGCCGAGGCCGCACTCGTTCGTGAGTGTGGCCTCGTCGGCTATTTCCCGGTTGCCCCACGAGTGCGGTACGAGGTCGACTTCCACGCACCGCTGCATTTCGGACAAGAGGTCACGACGGACCTCGACATTGCACACCTCGGATCGTCGTCGATGCGATTCGAGTTCTCGATCTGGGGTGAGGCGTTCGAGGGGCGAGACCGGCAACTGGCAGCGAGGGGCGCGTACGTGACCGTACACATCGACCGCACGGCCTCGGGAGCCGTCGCCGCGCCCTGGCCGTCGCAGTGGCTCGAGGTGCTGCACGGTCGGGTGAAGACGGCTACCGAGCCCGGTCAGGACGCGAGAGTCTGA